The following are encoded in a window of Flavobacterium cupriresistens genomic DNA:
- a CDS encoding TonB-dependent receptor produces MTSYNSLTILLSKRIKFIILLVLFLVSNIAFTQNIDKVTPQLIVKDAESKLPIRGVLVTVEGVFQQYEIQSDDFGVVFLKSIPNGKFKIKLSHKGYAVFEKTLELTAGQHLTLELIPLSIELNEVVITAVESRGMTSTSIIDKKAMQHLQPSSFTDLLELLPGGRSKDPVFNASNHIKLREVGTADSNYDISSLGTSFVVDGIPINTDSNLQFTTGPTVQITPGSGYANTRRNITSKGVDMRSISTDQIEKVEIVRGIPSVEYGDLTSGLIKIQRKRGRSNWESRFKADEFSKLYYVGKGFESQEKRFVLNVGLDYLDAKPDPRNSFENYKRITTSIRTQKTWENDSQLFQWDSSLDYSGSMDNEKTDPDIGYAKVDRYSSDFNRFSFANSLDINFKTSRFLKSIHTSASVGQQFDKIRQTKWVQVSSATAIPNNREQGESDGIFLTPQYISNLEVDGKPFDAFLKVMGDFEIPLFGIQQTLKMGSEWTYSKNNGKGQVYDTNHPPSPEMTTRPRSYKDIPASTDISFFAEDAVKIPIAAHELNVAAGVRATSLLNISSAYAIQGKYYFDPRINAQWVFPSFKIGNRALRAELTAGIGQYTKFPTLAQLYPDFVYNDLVQLNYYHNTPEYRRINLMTYKTSAVNYDLAPAVNKKWEVRADFSYDNNRFSATFFKENLNSGFRNSSRYQALSYKKYDSSSIDPNTLTSQPDLAQMSFVMDTLLTAYNSTNNGSKLLKSGVEFQFSSKRFTSINTRFTVNGAWFKTTYTNSSPVYKSGQKEIIIDGKRLPYIGLYQWDDGSEKQQLNANLIVDTYVPSLGLEFSSSFQFMCFRSDQALPMNGTPVAYIDPSGKQHPYLEGDKSDPILQWLDIKYNDALFQKRTIPMSMNMNLKVSKDFYKRIRISMFVNRLFSYYQNYEINGQKIERRGLTSPYFGMELNLNF; encoded by the coding sequence ATGACTTCTTATAATAGTCTCACAATACTACTTAGTAAAAGGATTAAATTCATCATTCTTTTAGTGCTCTTCTTAGTTTCTAATATAGCTTTTACTCAAAATATTGATAAAGTAACTCCTCAGCTTATTGTTAAGGATGCGGAAAGTAAATTACCTATAAGAGGAGTTCTGGTAACTGTGGAAGGAGTATTTCAGCAATATGAGATACAGTCAGATGATTTTGGTGTTGTCTTTCTAAAATCCATTCCAAATGGTAAATTCAAGATAAAACTGTCCCATAAAGGTTATGCCGTTTTTGAAAAAACACTGGAACTTACAGCGGGTCAGCATTTGACTTTGGAATTGATTCCTTTAAGCATTGAGTTAAACGAAGTCGTTATTACAGCAGTCGAATCACGCGGTATGACCAGTACTTCCATTATTGACAAAAAAGCAATGCAGCATTTGCAACCGTCAAGTTTCACAGACTTATTGGAATTGTTACCTGGTGGACGATCAAAAGATCCTGTATTTAATGCTTCAAATCATATCAAATTAAGAGAAGTTGGAACAGCCGATTCTAATTATGATATTTCTTCTCTCGGAACTTCTTTTGTAGTTGACGGAATTCCCATTAACACAGATTCGAATTTGCAATTTACAACCGGACCTACCGTGCAGATTACACCAGGTTCCGGTTATGCCAATACGCGCAGAAATATAACATCAAAAGGAGTAGATATGCGTTCTATTTCGACAGATCAAATTGAAAAAGTAGAAATTGTCAGAGGGATTCCTTCTGTGGAATATGGTGATTTAACGAGTGGACTTATTAAAATTCAACGGAAAAGAGGGCGCAGTAATTGGGAATCAAGGTTTAAAGCAGACGAATTCAGTAAATTATATTATGTTGGAAAAGGTTTTGAATCGCAAGAAAAACGATTCGTTTTAAATGTTGGTCTTGATTATTTAGATGCAAAACCGGATCCGAGAAATAGTTTTGAGAATTACAAAAGAATCACAACATCAATTCGGACACAAAAAACATGGGAGAACGATTCTCAGTTGTTTCAATGGGATTCGAGTTTAGATTACAGCGGTTCAATGGATAATGAAAAAACCGATCCGGATATTGGTTATGCAAAAGTAGACCGCTATAGTTCAGATTTTAATCGGTTTTCGTTTGCGAATTCTTTGGATATAAATTTTAAAACGTCGCGTTTCTTGAAATCGATTCATACCTCCGCATCGGTTGGGCAGCAATTTGATAAGATTAGGCAGACCAAGTGGGTACAGGTTTCTAGTGCAACTGCAATTCCGAATAACAGGGAACAAGGAGAATCGGATGGTATTTTTTTAACGCCGCAGTACATTTCAAATCTTGAAGTAGACGGAAAACCATTCGATGCTTTCTTAAAAGTAATGGGTGATTTTGAAATTCCTTTATTTGGAATACAACAGACTTTAAAAATGGGTTCAGAATGGACGTATTCTAAAAATAACGGGAAAGGCCAGGTTTATGATACCAATCATCCGCCATCGCCCGAAATGACAACACGTCCAAGATCTTACAAAGATATTCCGGCAAGCACAGATATTTCTTTTTTTGCGGAAGATGCCGTTAAAATTCCGATTGCAGCTCATGAATTGAATGTTGCGGCAGGGGTTAGGGCTACGTCATTATTAAATATATCATCCGCTTATGCGATTCAAGGTAAGTATTATTTTGATCCGCGAATCAATGCACAATGGGTATTTCCGTCTTTCAAAATAGGGAATCGGGCTCTGAGAGCTGAATTAACTGCCGGAATCGGACAGTATACTAAGTTTCCAACTTTGGCACAGCTTTATCCTGATTTTGTTTATAATGATTTAGTACAATTGAACTATTATCATAATACACCCGAATACAGAAGAATCAATTTAATGACTTATAAAACGTCTGCTGTTAATTACGATTTGGCACCGGCTGTGAATAAAAAATGGGAGGTTAGGGCTGATTTTTCGTATGACAATAATCGATTTTCGGCTACTTTTTTTAAGGAAAACTTAAACTCCGGATTTCGAAATAGCTCCCGATATCAGGCTCTTTCATATAAAAAATACGATAGTAGTTCTATTGATCCAAATACATTAACCTCACAGCCTGATCTTGCTCAAATGAGTTTTGTGATGGATACTCTATTAACGGCCTACAACAGTACTAATAATGGTAGTAAGTTGCTGAAGAGTGGGGTTGAGTTCCAATTTTCGTCAAAACGTTTTACTTCGATTAATACAAGATTTACCGTAAATGGTGCCTGGTTTAAAACGACTTACACCAATAGCAGCCCTGTTTATAAAAGCGGCCAGAAAGAGATCATTATCGATGGAAAGAGACTTCCTTACATAGGTCTTTATCAATGGGATGACGGTTCTGAAAAACAACAGTTAAATGCAAACTTGATTGTTGACACCTATGTTCCTTCACTGGGGCTGGAGTTTTCGAGTTCCTTTCAATTTATGTGTTTTAGAAGTGATCAGGCTTTACCAATGAACGGGACTCCTGTTGCTTATATTGATCCTTCGGGAAAACAGCATCCTTATCTCGAGGGGGATAAATCAGATCCGATTTTGCAATGGTTGGATATCAAATACAATGATGCCTTATTTCAAAAAAGAACCATCCCCATGTCGATGAATATGAACCTGAAAGTCTCGAAAGATTTTTATAAGAGAATTAGAATTTCCATGTTCGTTAACCGACTTTTCAGCTACTATCAAAATTATGAAATCAATGGTCAGAAGATAGAGCGAAGAGGGCTAACGTCTCCTTATTTCGGAATGGAATTAAACTTGAATTTTTAA
- a CDS encoding DUF4876 domain-containing protein has translation MKIKLLPVYLTIAVMALLQSCSKEDDTYSDKQTNIALTLVNPEDLSGVSFSDLSISFKELNTGKVTQSTSFVNNKLTITLSEGSYEIAVDGKIRYAADGSTAEASVSGYNKSVVITGQTAAVSLNLFLKTTQSDFIIEEVFFTGTKTPEGKQYWGDKYFKIYNNTDKVLYADGLMIAQSEFMTTDKQAYTPNIMAQSFAASNIAIVPGKGTTYPIAPGEFFIIAEDAINHKEYNSASIDMRTAAFEFYTEDADDVDNPAVPNMENLFSSMVIHNRGFKSFVIARLPITKDAFLANNTYDYEYNLVIGGESYPMGESVYSIPNTWIIDAVNLSVQSEFQWIVTAPTLDMGWTYCGKVDADQSRYGKSVRRKVLSSASNGKKILKDTNNSTLDFSPEVKPSLMN, from the coding sequence ATGAAAATTAAATTACTCCCCGTTTATCTAACAATAGCCGTAATGGCCCTATTACAATCCTGTTCAAAAGAGGATGATACTTATAGCGATAAACAAACCAATATAGCTTTAACGCTTGTTAATCCTGAGGATTTAAGCGGTGTTTCATTTTCTGATCTTTCGATTTCTTTTAAAGAATTGAATACCGGTAAAGTAACTCAAAGCACTTCATTTGTCAATAATAAACTTACTATCACATTGAGTGAAGGGTCTTACGAAATTGCTGTTGATGGAAAAATTCGTTACGCGGCGGATGGAAGTACTGCCGAAGCCTCAGTTAGCGGTTACAATAAATCGGTTGTTATTACCGGTCAGACCGCGGCGGTTTCTTTAAATCTTTTCTTGAAAACAACACAATCTGATTTTATCATCGAAGAAGTGTTTTTTACAGGAACCAAAACTCCTGAAGGGAAACAATATTGGGGAGATAAATACTTTAAAATTTACAACAATACTGACAAAGTATTATACGCCGATGGATTAATGATTGCACAGTCAGAATTTATGACGACTGACAAACAGGCTTATACTCCAAATATTATGGCACAGTCATTTGCGGCATCCAATATTGCTATCGTTCCGGGTAAGGGGACAACTTATCCAATTGCTCCGGGTGAATTTTTTATTATTGCTGAAGATGCGATCAATCATAAAGAATACAATTCCGCTTCGATTGATATGAGAACTGCTGCTTTCGAGTTTTATACAGAAGATGCAGATGATGTAGATAATCCGGCTGTTCCTAATATGGAGAATTTATTCTCTTCAATGGTTATTCATAACAGAGGTTTTAAAAGTTTTGTAATCGCACGTTTACCCATAACTAAAGACGCTTTTCTGGCTAATAATACGTACGACTATGAGTATAATTTGGTAATTGGTGGTGAAAGTTATCCAATGGGAGAGAGCGTTTATTCGATACCAAATACCTGGATTATCGATGCTGTAAATTTAAGTGTTCAATCAGAATTTCAATGGATTGTTACTGCTCCGACTCTAGATATGGGATGGACCTATTGCGGAAAAGTTGATGCAGATCAAAGCCGTTATGGTAAAAGTGTTCGTCGTAAAGTGCTTTCAAGCGCTTCAAACGGAAAAAAAATATTGAAGGATACCAATAATTCTACCTTAGATTTTAGCCCAGAGGTTAAACCTTCTTTAATGAATTAA
- a CDS encoding DUF6850 family outer membrane beta-barrel protein gives MSFRSLFLFVLFGSGIMYAQDSTSVLIRIRENLAPPSNFSNVFSSNPANQQFAYRYSLSEFGASYSTASQQANLEQLGNGIRQFLIKAQSYYKIDSENTVFGNASYKNGRRKNVQWNESSDYQIIYPYVTADSIGGDLSYEEYSFKGGYAKAFRKMTLGIAAEYRALLEYRDIDPRPKNTVSDLKVAAGISGNIGDHYAIGTSFNVQKYTQSNNLKFFSELGAPAVYHMTGLGVYNNLLTGNKLSSFYDGKGYGANVQFFPKDRNGFALSIGYNHFDYEKIMTEFQNLIASGIAEQRFEGEASYLKKTEEQVWGAKIGVSYTDRAGTENIFDNQTTTSYVKISEYTKYTNEVASVVFSGLYYVPNPEVSWSVAPSFNLKNTAEKYIDPLRTIDIQQGIGKLDFSISKLLAQSLISVSSSFEYSWALDAKMKLTDRTKTNQIFEMLDHNFAYLSAAYTKINGTVRWDYKYQADLNFFIKADLDYYNYSKNINNTYGQMSLGLTF, from the coding sequence ATGAGTTTTCGTTCCCTTTTTCTATTTGTTCTTTTTGGTTCAGGTATTATGTACGCGCAAGACAGCACTTCGGTACTGATTCGTATTCGTGAAAATTTAGCTCCCCCAAGCAATTTTTCTAATGTATTTTCCAGTAATCCGGCGAACCAACAATTTGCGTACCGATATTCTTTGTCTGAATTCGGTGCTAGTTATAGCACGGCCTCTCAGCAAGCCAATTTAGAACAGTTAGGAAATGGTATTCGTCAGTTTCTTATTAAGGCACAATCGTATTATAAAATTGATTCTGAAAACACCGTTTTTGGAAATGCTTCCTATAAGAATGGCCGACGTAAAAATGTCCAATGGAACGAAAGCTCAGATTATCAAATCATATATCCTTATGTAACGGCCGATTCTATTGGAGGGGATCTTTCGTATGAAGAATATTCTTTTAAAGGAGGTTATGCTAAAGCTTTCCGAAAAATGACTCTTGGAATTGCGGCAGAATACCGCGCCTTACTGGAATACCGTGATATAGATCCCAGACCCAAAAACACAGTTTCGGATCTAAAAGTAGCGGCCGGGATTTCAGGAAATATTGGAGATCATTATGCGATTGGAACGTCTTTTAATGTCCAAAAATACACGCAGTCTAATAATTTGAAATTCTTTAGCGAGTTAGGTGCTCCGGCAGTGTATCATATGACCGGGCTTGGCGTATACAATAATTTGCTTACGGGAAATAAATTGAGTTCTTTTTATGATGGAAAGGGATATGGAGCAAATGTACAGTTCTTCCCGAAAGATCGAAATGGTTTTGCGCTATCAATAGGATACAATCATTTTGATTATGAGAAGATAATGACCGAATTTCAAAATCTCATTGCATCGGGTATTGCAGAGCAGCGTTTTGAAGGAGAGGCTTCTTATTTGAAAAAAACAGAAGAGCAGGTTTGGGGAGCAAAAATTGGTGTTTCGTATACAGATCGTGCAGGAACAGAAAATATATTTGACAACCAAACCACAACATCCTATGTCAAAATATCGGAATATACGAAATATACAAATGAAGTTGCATCGGTTGTGTTTTCGGGATTATATTATGTTCCGAATCCTGAAGTATCATGGTCTGTTGCACCAAGTTTTAATTTGAAAAATACAGCAGAAAAATACATCGATCCGCTCAGAACTATCGATATTCAGCAAGGTATAGGTAAATTGGATTTTTCAATATCAAAACTTTTAGCACAATCCCTAATCAGTGTATCAAGCTCCTTTGAATACAGTTGGGCTTTGGACGCAAAAATGAAATTAACGGATCGCACAAAAACAAATCAGATTTTTGAAATGCTGGATCATAATTTCGCTTATTTATCGGCTGCTTACACCAAAATAAACGGTACAGTACGATGGGATTATAAATATCAGGCAGATCTTAACTTTTTTATCAAAGCAGATCTGGATTATTATAATTATTCTAAAAACATAAACAATACTTATGGTCAAATGTCATTGGGTTTGACATTTTAA
- a CDS encoding cytochrome-c peroxidase produces the protein MKSISLKLFFFIFSIGIVYSLLSFGVRLSETITSSSWRELYSKPVKEWPKPNVDKDVLWQEFESLAVDTNYYETRDDPKVVLGQMLFFDPKLSGSNQISCSSCHDPELAWGDAREVSLGNDHLRGKRNTPSLYNIGARKSFFWDGRATTLEEQAQGPITAHHEMNMESKSLAKKLAKVKGYAILFQKAYGSSTITYDKILHALADFQKTIQSKRSRFDAFIDGDYSQLSDQEIEGLHLFRTKARCMNCHSGKYFTDESFHNIGLTYYKREYEDLGLFTITKKAEDVGKFRTPSLRDVMYTGPWMHNGLFDNITGVVNMYNSGMHMIDPDENEKAADPFFPKTDVLMQPLNLTDDEIVSLVSFIKTLSGRQYKMERPEIPR, from the coding sequence ATGAAGTCTATTTCACTAAAACTATTTTTTTTTATTTTCTCTATTGGTATTGTGTACTCGCTCTTGAGTTTCGGTGTCAGACTTAGTGAAACAATTACAAGTTCGAGCTGGCGTGAACTGTATAGTAAACCGGTAAAGGAATGGCCAAAACCGAATGTCGATAAGGATGTTCTTTGGCAGGAATTTGAATCGCTGGCTGTTGATACCAATTATTACGAAACCAGAGACGATCCTAAAGTGGTTTTAGGTCAGATGCTTTTTTTTGATCCAAAACTCTCTGGTTCCAATCAAATTTCCTGTAGTAGTTGTCATGATCCTGAGCTAGCTTGGGGTGATGCAAGAGAAGTGTCACTTGGTAATGATCATTTGCGAGGGAAAAGAAATACGCCTTCTTTGTACAACATTGGAGCCAGAAAATCTTTCTTTTGGGATGGTAGGGCTACTACTTTAGAAGAGCAGGCGCAAGGCCCGATTACAGCCCATCATGAGATGAATATGGAATCTAAAAGTCTGGCTAAAAAGCTGGCAAAAGTTAAGGGTTATGCTATTTTATTTCAAAAGGCTTACGGAAGTAGTACGATTACCTACGACAAAATTCTGCATGCATTGGCCGATTTTCAAAAAACAATACAAAGTAAAAGAAGCCGTTTTGATGCTTTTATAGATGGCGACTACAGTCAGTTATCGGATCAGGAAATCGAGGGACTACATCTTTTTCGTACCAAGGCACGTTGTATGAATTGTCATTCGGGAAAATATTTTACGGATGAATCCTTTCATAATATAGGACTTACGTATTACAAAAGGGAGTATGAAGATTTAGGACTCTTTACTATTACCAAAAAAGCGGAAGATGTTGGGAAATTCAGAACCCCTTCTCTGCGGGATGTCATGTATACGGGCCCGTGGATGCATAACGGTTTGTTTGATAATATCACGGGAGTTGTGAATATGTACAATAGCGGAATGCACATGATTGATCCCGATGAAAATGAAAAAGCCGCAGATCCTTTTTTCCCAAAAACCGATGTGTTGATGCAGCCCCTGAATCTGACGGATGATGAAATCGTTTCCCTGGTTTCATTTATTAAAACCTTATCGGGCAGACAATACAAAATGGAACGCCCCGAAATACCGAGATAA